One Pontibacillus yanchengensis DNA window includes the following coding sequences:
- a CDS encoding acyl-CoA carboxylase subunit beta, whose translation MKFEEAFEERVETIRKGGGEKYHQRNEEKGKMFVRKRLELLFDDDIELEDAFFANAQDGSLPADGVVTGIGKINGQSVCVMANDSTVKAGSWGAKTVEKIIRIQETAEKLEIPMLYLVDSAGARITDQVEMFPGRRGAGRIFYNQVKLSGRVPQVCLLFGPSAAGGAYIPAFCDIVVMVEGNASMYLGSPRMAEKVIGEKVTLEEMGGAKMHCSESGCGDVLAKSEEEAIEYAKHYLAYFPQNYKAKPPVQEALPIKEHEKTIEQLIPENQNAPFDMYEFIDHLVDEESFCEIKKLFARELITGLARMNGKPVGIIANQPRMKGGVLFHDSADKAAKFINLCDAFNIPLLFLADIPGFMIGTRVEKAGIIRHGAKMISAMSEASVPKISVIVRKAYGAGLYAMAGPAFEPDCCIALPSAQIAVMGPEAAVNAVYANKIAELPEEERPQFIKEKQEEYKENIDIYRLASEMVVDEIITPNRLRDELIKRFEVYESKNLTFTERKHGVYPV comes from the coding sequence ATGAAATTTGAAGAAGCCTTTGAAGAACGAGTAGAAACAATTAGAAAAGGTGGTGGCGAAAAGTACCATCAGCGCAATGAAGAAAAAGGAAAGATGTTTGTCAGAAAACGCCTTGAGCTTTTATTTGATGATGACATCGAATTAGAAGATGCCTTTTTTGCAAATGCTCAAGATGGAAGTCTTCCTGCTGATGGGGTTGTGACCGGGATAGGCAAAATCAACGGCCAATCTGTATGTGTAATGGCAAATGATTCCACTGTAAAGGCCGGCTCATGGGGAGCAAAAACGGTTGAAAAAATTATTCGAATTCAAGAAACAGCTGAAAAATTAGAGATTCCTATGCTCTATCTAGTTGACTCAGCAGGCGCACGAATTACAGACCAAGTAGAAATGTTCCCTGGTCGAAGAGGAGCAGGGCGCATCTTCTATAATCAGGTGAAGTTATCTGGTCGTGTTCCTCAAGTGTGTTTATTGTTTGGACCATCTGCTGCAGGAGGTGCTTATATTCCGGCATTTTGTGATATCGTCGTGATGGTTGAAGGAAATGCTTCGATGTATTTAGGATCTCCACGTATGGCTGAAAAAGTTATCGGGGAAAAAGTAACGCTGGAAGAAATGGGTGGAGCTAAAATGCACTGCTCAGAATCAGGATGCGGAGACGTGTTAGCAAAATCTGAGGAAGAAGCAATAGAGTACGCAAAGCATTACTTAGCCTATTTTCCACAAAATTATAAAGCGAAGCCACCTGTCCAAGAAGCATTGCCGATTAAAGAACATGAAAAAACGATTGAACAATTAATTCCGGAAAATCAAAATGCCCCTTTTGATATGTATGAGTTTATTGATCACCTAGTAGACGAAGAATCATTCTGTGAAATAAAAAAACTTTTTGCTCGCGAATTAATAACAGGGTTAGCCCGTATGAATGGGAAACCAGTTGGCATTATTGCCAACCAGCCACGCATGAAAGGTGGCGTTCTGTTCCATGACTCTGCAGATAAAGCAGCGAAGTTTATTAATCTATGCGATGCTTTTAATATTCCGCTTCTATTCCTAGCAGATATTCCAGGATTTATGATTGGAACGCGAGTAGAGAAAGCCGGTATCATTCGTCATGGTGCTAAGATGATTTCAGCCATGAGTGAAGCATCTGTCCCTAAGATCTCTGTCATCGTTCGAAAAGCATATGGAGCTGGATTATATGCCATGGCAGGCCCTGCGTTTGAACCAGATTGTTGCATTGCCCTTCCTAGTGCCCAGATTGCCGTTATGGGACCTGAAGCAGCAGTGAATGCGGTGTATGCAAATAAAATAGCTGAACTACCAGAGGAAGAACGACCTCAATTTATAAAAGAGAAGCAAGAAGAATACAAAGAAAATATTGATATCTATCGCCTTGCTTCCGAAATGGTTGTAGATGAGATAATTACTCCAAATCGTTTGCGAGATGAACTCATTAAACGATTTGAGGTATATGAATCTAAAAATCTAACCTTTACAGAACGCAAACATGGGGTATATCCTGTATAA
- a CDS encoding enoyl-CoA hydratase yields MTNAVTLEMSGSHIAIITLNRPEAANSFSHQLMDDLEVLIHEVKQNDAIRCVIVTGSGEKSFCAGADLKERSTMTQQQVVQTVHRIGEVVNKVESIPCPVIAAINGAAFGGGLELSLACDIRYASETSKMGLTEVSLGIIPGAGGTQRLPRLIGLGKAKELIFSAKRIDAMEASTLGLVEQVVPQQTLMEQALQQAERIAANAPIALKQAKHAIQQGYEVDLHSGLAIEWMCYQTTIPTKDRLEGLEAFKEKRKANFRGE; encoded by the coding sequence ATGACGAATGCAGTGACCTTAGAAATGAGCGGTTCCCATATTGCCATAATTACATTAAACCGTCCTGAAGCGGCAAACTCATTTTCTCATCAATTGATGGATGATTTAGAGGTTTTGATTCATGAGGTAAAACAAAATGACGCTATTCGGTGTGTCATTGTGACTGGCTCTGGTGAGAAATCATTTTGTGCAGGAGCAGATTTAAAGGAACGTTCAACCATGACCCAACAACAAGTCGTTCAAACCGTACATAGAATTGGTGAAGTGGTCAATAAAGTGGAGTCTATTCCTTGTCCAGTTATTGCTGCAATAAATGGTGCAGCTTTTGGGGGAGGGCTTGAACTTTCCCTTGCATGTGATATTCGATATGCGTCAGAGACATCCAAGATGGGGTTAACAGAAGTTTCGCTTGGCATTATTCCTGGCGCAGGTGGTACACAGCGCTTGCCTAGATTAATAGGACTTGGGAAAGCCAAAGAACTAATCTTCAGTGCAAAACGGATTGATGCAATGGAAGCTTCAACTCTTGGTTTAGTGGAACAAGTGGTACCACAACAGACTTTAATGGAACAGGCTCTCCAACAAGCAGAACGTATTGCTGCCAATGCACCCATAGCTTTAAAGCAAGCGAAACATGCTATTCAACAAGGGTATGAAGTAGACCTTCATAGTGGACTTGCAATTGAGTGGATGTGTTATCAAACGACCATACCTACTAAAGATCGGCTTGAAGGATTAGAAGCATTCAAAGAAAAGCGAAAGGCTAATTTTAGAGGAGAATAA
- a CDS encoding hydroxymethylglutaryl-CoA lyase, which translates to MNIPQKVTVKEVGPRDGLQNEQEMISTEDKVEWINQLSETGLSYIEISSFVHPKWVPQLGDALEVAKAIKRKKDITYAALVPNRKGLERALEANVDEVSIFMSASESHNKKNINKSIEETFPVLQEVVNEAKQEQKSVRGYLSTVFGCPYEGSVSIDNTLRVCHELFEMGIDELSIGDTIGVANPVQVEHVLKTMDKYFNKDHLALHFHNTHGTALANVLTALQLGYHTFDSALGGLGGCPYAKGASGNLATDDLLYMLQGMNVNTGIEHERLLDAGQFIQQKMNKSLPSHHMQILNKGGASQ; encoded by the coding sequence TTGAATATCCCTCAAAAAGTAACAGTGAAGGAAGTAGGACCTAGGGATGGTCTTCAAAATGAACAAGAAATGATTTCTACCGAGGATAAAGTAGAATGGATAAACCAGTTATCAGAGACTGGTTTATCCTATATTGAAATTTCATCCTTTGTTCATCCAAAATGGGTTCCTCAACTTGGAGATGCACTAGAAGTTGCTAAGGCGATAAAAAGGAAAAAAGATATAACGTATGCAGCCTTAGTCCCTAATCGCAAGGGATTAGAAAGAGCACTGGAAGCTAACGTGGATGAAGTATCCATTTTTATGTCCGCTTCAGAATCGCATAACAAAAAGAACATTAATAAAAGTATTGAGGAAACATTCCCAGTACTCCAGGAAGTTGTAAATGAGGCGAAACAAGAACAAAAATCCGTGAGAGGGTATCTTTCAACTGTCTTCGGTTGTCCTTATGAAGGCTCCGTTTCTATTGATAATACACTCAGAGTTTGTCATGAGCTTTTTGAAATGGGCATTGATGAACTTTCGATTGGCGATACGATAGGTGTAGCTAATCCAGTTCAAGTTGAACACGTTCTAAAAACCATGGATAAGTATTTTAATAAAGACCATTTGGCATTGCATTTTCATAATACACATGGCACTGCACTTGCAAATGTTCTAACAGCATTACAATTGGGTTATCATACCTTTGATAGTGCTCTTGGTGGACTTGGTGGTTGTCCTTATGCAAAAGGGGCATCTGGTAATCTAGCTACGGACGACCTTTTGTACATGTTGCAAGGGATGAATGTAAATACAGGAATTGAGCACGAAAGACTTCTTGATGCGGGACAATTTATTCAGCAAAAGATGAATAAATCTTTACCATCCCATCATATGCAGATATTGAATAAAGGAGGCGCCTCCCAATGA
- a CDS encoding acetyl-CoA carboxylase biotin carboxyl carrier protein subunit has translation MMEVKANMAGSVWKIVVAEGEAVSSGQDLLILESMKMEIPVPTDDDGTVKELKVSEGDFVNEGDVVAILE, from the coding sequence ATGATGGAAGTAAAAGCAAACATGGCAGGAAGTGTATGGAAAATAGTTGTAGCGGAAGGGGAAGCAGTATCTTCTGGACAGGATCTACTTATTTTAGAATCTATGAAAATGGAAATTCCAGTTCCAACAGATGATGATGGTACAGTTAAAGAATTAAAAGTGTCAGAAGGGGACTTCGTAAACGAGGGCGATGTTGTCGCAATCCTAGAATAG
- a CDS encoding acetyl-CoA carboxylase biotin carboxylase subunit produces MFQKVLIANRGEIASRIIRTCQKMNIQTVAIYSEPDADKPFVREADESYPLGGSRVNESYLNVEKVLEIAEQANVDAIHPGYGLLSENGDFANSIEAKGITFIGPSPDVMTKMGSKVAARKTMQEAGVPVIPGTESAVETPEDAIEAAKEIGYPIMLKASAGGGGIGMQIVNNDEELQKAFESNSKRATMFFGDGTMFLEKKIVEPHHVEIQILADGIGNTIHLFERECSIQRRHQKVIEEAPSPFISEDTRQRMGEAAVKAAKTIGYKNAGTIEFLVDKDQHFYFLEMNTRLQVEHPITEEITGLDIVEEQLRIAAGEELRHKQEDLMIQGHALEVRIYAEDPKTFYPAPGQMTSLSLPEGDYVRHELAVDGSSFVSPFYDPMIAKCITSASNRNDAIQLMEKALKEYHVEGIKTNLPMLRDILALDAFKRGNTNTHFIETYYLKEEAK; encoded by the coding sequence ATGTTTCAAAAAGTATTAATCGCTAATCGGGGAGAAATTGCATCTCGTATTATTCGTACATGTCAAAAAATGAACATCCAGACTGTTGCGATTTATTCGGAGCCAGATGCAGATAAACCGTTCGTGAGAGAAGCTGATGAGAGTTACCCCCTTGGTGGTTCTCGAGTGAATGAAAGCTATTTAAATGTTGAAAAAGTCCTAGAGATTGCGGAGCAAGCTAATGTAGATGCTATTCATCCTGGGTATGGACTTCTTAGCGAAAATGGAGACTTTGCAAATTCTATTGAAGCGAAAGGGATTACGTTCATTGGACCTTCACCTGATGTCATGACCAAAATGGGCAGTAAAGTTGCAGCTAGAAAAACCATGCAGGAAGCAGGCGTGCCTGTCATACCAGGGACAGAGTCTGCTGTAGAAACTCCTGAGGATGCCATCGAGGCAGCAAAGGAGATAGGGTATCCAATCATGCTAAAAGCTTCTGCTGGAGGTGGAGGCATCGGCATGCAAATCGTAAACAATGATGAAGAATTGCAAAAGGCTTTTGAAAGCAATTCCAAGCGAGCAACGATGTTCTTTGGGGATGGAACGATGTTTCTTGAGAAGAAGATTGTAGAACCACACCACGTGGAAATACAAATTCTAGCTGATGGAATAGGGAATACTATCCATTTATTTGAGCGTGAATGTTCGATACAACGACGTCATCAAAAAGTAATTGAGGAAGCACCATCTCCGTTTATTTCAGAAGATACACGGCAGCGAATGGGAGAGGCAGCAGTGAAGGCAGCTAAAACAATTGGTTATAAAAACGCTGGAACAATAGAGTTTTTAGTAGATAAAGATCAACATTTTTACTTTTTAGAAATGAACACCCGTTTGCAAGTAGAACACCCTATCACAGAAGAAATAACCGGATTAGATATTGTTGAGGAACAGCTCCGTATTGCTGCTGGGGAAGAATTACGTCATAAACAAGAGGATTTGATGATTCAAGGACATGCTTTAGAAGTTCGTATCTATGCTGAGGATCCAAAGACGTTCTATCCTGCTCCGGGCCAAATGACTAGTCTATCCTTACCTGAAGGAGATTACGTTAGGCATGAACTTGCTGTAGATGGTAGTTCGTTTGTATCTCCTTTCTATGATCCAATGATCGCGAAATGTATCACGTCAGCAAGTAATCGAAACGATGCCATTCAATTAATGGAGAAAGCACTAAAGGAATATCACGTAGAAGGAATAAAAACAAATCTTCCTATGTTACGTGACATCCTAGCTCTTGATGCATTTAAACGAGGCAATACAAACACACACTTTATTGAAACGTACTATTTAAAGGAGGAAGCAAAATGA